In Streptantibioticus cattleyicolor NRRL 8057 = DSM 46488, a genomic segment contains:
- a CDS encoding SDR family NAD(P)-dependent oxidoreductase, giving the protein MTRTLITGANKGLGFETARRLIAAGHTVYIGSRDPERGRRAAELLGARTVQLDVTDDASVAAAAKTIEAEGGLDVLVNNAGVEGRDEDNGVIGAADVTADMMRQVFETNVFGTVRVTHAFLPLLQRSASPVVVNLSSGLASLTRVTTPGTPTHAYPGVAYPASKTALNMITVQYAKAFPNMRINAVEPGYTKTDLNGNTGIQTVEQGAEIIVRMAQAGPDDPTGGYFDAQGPLPW; this is encoded by the coding sequence ATGACGAGAACACTGATCACCGGGGCGAACAAGGGGCTCGGCTTCGAGACTGCCCGCCGCCTCATCGCCGCAGGCCACACCGTCTACATCGGCAGCCGGGACCCCGAGCGCGGCCGCCGGGCCGCCGAGTTGCTGGGCGCGCGGACCGTACAGCTCGATGTCACCGACGACGCCTCCGTCGCGGCCGCGGCCAAGACCATCGAGGCGGAGGGCGGACTGGACGTGCTGGTCAACAACGCCGGCGTCGAAGGGAGAGACGAGGACAACGGGGTGATCGGTGCCGCGGACGTCACCGCGGACATGATGCGGCAGGTGTTCGAGACCAACGTCTTCGGCACGGTGAGGGTCACCCACGCCTTCCTGCCGCTGCTGCAGCGTTCCGCTTCCCCGGTCGTGGTCAACCTCAGCAGCGGTCTGGCCTCCCTCACCCGGGTCACCACCCCCGGCACCCCGACCCACGCCTACCCGGGCGTCGCGTACCCGGCCTCGAAGACGGCACTCAACATGATCACCGTGCAGTACGCGAAGGCGTTCCCGAACATGCGCATCAACGCGGTGGAGCCCGGTTACACCAAGACGGACCTCAACGGGAACACCGGCATCCAGACCGTCGAACAGGGCGCCGAGATCATCGTCCGCATGGCGCAGGCGGGCCCCGACGACCCCACTGGAGGCTACTTCGACGCGCAGGGGCCCTTGCCCTGGTAA
- a CDS encoding 4-hydroxy-3-methylbut-2-enyl diphosphate reductase, whose product MTASAPRGCGADVVPAARAVRTVEKALEQYGPPVQVRHETVHTTHGVAALRRQGAIFVDETVSLPLPQRLRRLSCPAPGNPTGSTAPARGHTGQDPST is encoded by the coding sequence ATGACGGCATCCGCCCCGCGCGGCTGCGGCGCCGACGTCGTCCCCGCCGCCCGCGCCGTCCGCACCGTCGAGAAGGCACTCGAACAGTACGGACCGCCCGTCCAGGTCCGCCACGAGACCGTGCACACCACGCACGGCGTGGCGGCGCTGCGGCGACAAGGCGCGATCTTCGTCGACGAGACCGTCTCCCTCCCACTCCCCCAGCGGCTCCGCCGCCTGTCGTGCCCGGCGCCCGGGAACCCGACGGGCTCCACGGCGCCGGCACGCGGCCACACCGGACAGGACCCGAGCACATGA
- a CDS encoding FAD-dependent oxidoreductase, translating into MTQITIIGAGLAGLTLARTLAVHGIRSTVYEAETSAQARGQGGILDIHDYNGQHGIRAAGLMDGFRSLVLEGRQASRDVAPDGTILADQPDDPTAGRPEVQRGELRQLLLESLPADTVVWGHKTHSVRTLADGRHQVTFANGSTIATDILIGADGAWSKVRPLLSDATPAYAGRSMVETYLHESDTRHPATLALVGSGSMTAYDETTRIGIGVQRERADTLHAYAMFDQPLDWFDGIDFNDGPAAARTVAAMFDGWAPELVALVADSDVPPVFRPLYGLPIGHRWEHVPGITLIGDAAHLAPPDGEGANWALFDAGQLGNAIAGQPEDIDAAIRSYETALFPRNVDTATAAAAYYPDFTPY; encoded by the coding sequence ATGACGCAGATAACGATCATCGGTGCCGGTCTTGCGGGGCTGACACTGGCACGGACCCTGGCGGTTCACGGAATCCGGTCCACCGTGTACGAAGCGGAGACGTCCGCACAGGCCCGCGGCCAGGGCGGCATCCTCGACATCCACGACTACAACGGACAGCACGGTATCCGTGCCGCCGGCCTGATGGACGGCTTCCGCTCCCTCGTCCTCGAAGGCCGCCAGGCATCCCGCGACGTGGCACCCGACGGCACGATCCTGGCGGACCAGCCCGACGACCCCACCGCAGGCCGCCCCGAAGTGCAGCGCGGCGAGTTGCGACAGCTGCTGCTGGAATCCCTCCCTGCCGACACGGTCGTCTGGGGCCACAAAACTCACAGCGTTCGGACCCTCGCGGACGGCCGTCACCAGGTGACCTTCGCCAACGGATCGACGATCGCCACCGACATCCTCATCGGTGCCGACGGTGCCTGGTCGAAAGTCCGGCCGCTCCTCTCCGACGCCACGCCCGCCTACGCCGGACGCTCGATGGTCGAGACATACCTGCACGAGAGCGACACCCGGCACCCTGCCACCCTGGCGCTGGTCGGCAGCGGATCGATGACCGCCTACGACGAAACCACCCGCATCGGTATCGGCGTGCAGCGCGAGCGAGCGGACACCCTGCATGCCTACGCCATGTTCGACCAGCCTCTCGACTGGTTCGACGGCATCGACTTCAACGACGGCCCCGCGGCTGCCCGCACGGTCGCGGCGATGTTCGACGGATGGGCGCCGGAACTCGTCGCACTGGTCGCGGACAGTGATGTCCCGCCGGTGTTCCGTCCCCTGTACGGGCTGCCGATCGGGCACCGTTGGGAGCACGTACCTGGCATCACGCTCATCGGAGACGCCGCCCACCTGGCACCCCCGGACGGCGAAGGAGCCAACTGGGCACTCTTCGACGCCGGCCAGCTCGGCAACGCCATCGCCGGACAGCCCGAGGACATCGACGCGGCCATCCGCTCCTACGAAACCGCGCTGTTCCCGCGGAACGTCGACACCGCCACCGCAGCGGCGGCTTACTACCCCGACTTCACACCGTACTGA
- a CDS encoding helix-turn-helix transcriptional regulator, translated as MATTEFGQAVRRWRDRIPPEAAGLPVGAPRRAAGLRREELAMLAGISVDYVTRLEQGRATHPSPQIVEALARALRLSGDERAHLFRLAGHAPPGPQTVPAHITPSVQRLLDRLTGTPVAVYDASWTLLMANAPYAALMGDPSGWRDNERNAVWRHFLGPGTRARHTPQSLRDFEAALVADLRTAAGRYPADRRLQRLIAELRATSDRFAALWDAGAVGHHEAARKTIDHPHAGPLTLDCDVLTVAGSDLRIMIYTAEPGTEDAEGLALLTVLGTQTLADTAN; from the coding sequence ATGGCGACGACGGAATTCGGGCAGGCGGTGCGTCGCTGGCGCGACCGGATACCACCCGAGGCGGCCGGGCTGCCCGTCGGCGCGCCCCGGCGCGCGGCCGGGCTGCGCCGCGAGGAGTTGGCGATGCTCGCCGGGATCTCCGTCGACTACGTCACCCGGCTCGAACAGGGCCGCGCCACCCATCCCTCGCCCCAGATCGTCGAGGCACTGGCCAGGGCACTGCGGCTGTCGGGGGACGAGCGCGCCCACCTGTTCCGGCTGGCCGGGCACGCACCGCCGGGCCCGCAGACAGTGCCGGCACACATCACCCCGAGTGTTCAGCGGCTGCTCGACAGACTGACGGGGACGCCCGTGGCGGTCTATGACGCGTCCTGGACCCTCCTCATGGCCAACGCGCCGTACGCGGCCCTGATGGGGGATCCGTCCGGTTGGCGTGACAACGAGCGCAACGCCGTGTGGCGCCACTTCCTCGGCCCGGGCACCCGGGCCCGCCACACGCCTCAATCCCTGCGCGACTTCGAGGCAGCGCTCGTCGCCGACCTGCGCACCGCGGCCGGCCGTTACCCGGCCGACCGGCGGCTGCAGCGGCTGATCGCGGAACTGCGCGCGACCAGCGACCGATTCGCCGCACTGTGGGACGCCGGCGCCGTCGGCCACCACGAGGCCGCACGCAAGACCATCGACCACCCCCATGCAGGACCTTTGACACTCGACTGCGACGTACTCACCGTGGCGGGCAGCGACCTTCGGATCATGATCTACACGGCCGAACCCGGCACCGAGGACGCTGAAGGCCTCGCCCTGCTGACCGTGCTCGGCACCCAGACGCTTGCCGATACCGCCAACTGA
- a CDS encoding nitronate monooxygenase codes for MKTLLSGLGADLPVIAAPMAGGPSTPALVTAAARAGGLGFLAGGYRTAQALAGQIHTTRAEGVPFGVNLFVPNPVPISADAYRSYARAVRAEADRYGLTLPAGPVEDDDHWTDKIDLLTSAPVPWVSFTFGIPDRAVVSALRTAGITVLQSVTSADEACLAAASGVDALIVQAPEAGGHSATLTPARPPRPVRLTDLVTAVRRAVALPVIAAGGITTAADVRAALAAGAEAVMVGTALLRTHESGASAPHKAALVDPAFTTTTVTRAFTGRPARALRNHFTDRYDAVAPAGYPAVHHLTGPLRKAATAAGDTRLIHLWAGTGYRHARAEPAADTLARLAARL; via the coding sequence ATGAAGACACTGCTGTCCGGGCTCGGCGCCGACCTGCCGGTGATCGCCGCCCCGATGGCCGGCGGACCGAGCACCCCCGCGCTGGTCACCGCCGCCGCCCGCGCCGGGGGCCTGGGCTTCCTCGCCGGCGGATACCGGACGGCACAGGCGCTCGCCGGTCAGATCCACACCACGCGCGCGGAAGGCGTCCCGTTCGGCGTCAACCTCTTCGTCCCCAACCCGGTGCCCATCTCGGCCGACGCGTACCGGAGTTACGCGCGGGCGGTGCGGGCGGAGGCCGACCGCTACGGACTCACCCTGCCGGCCGGACCCGTCGAGGACGACGACCACTGGACGGACAAGATCGACCTGCTCACCTCCGCCCCGGTGCCCTGGGTGTCCTTCACCTTCGGCATCCCGGACCGCGCGGTCGTCAGCGCCCTGCGCACGGCCGGGATCACCGTTCTGCAGAGCGTCACCTCGGCCGACGAGGCGTGCCTGGCCGCCGCGTCCGGCGTCGACGCGTTGATCGTCCAGGCGCCGGAGGCCGGCGGGCACTCGGCCACGCTCACCCCGGCTCGGCCGCCCCGGCCTGTCCGGCTCACCGATCTGGTCACCGCGGTGCGCCGCGCGGTCGCCCTGCCGGTCATCGCCGCCGGTGGTATCACCACCGCCGCCGACGTGCGGGCCGCCCTGGCCGCGGGCGCGGAGGCCGTCATGGTCGGCACCGCCTTGTTGCGTACCCACGAGAGCGGGGCGTCCGCACCGCACAAGGCGGCCCTGGTCGACCCGGCCTTCACCACGACCACCGTCACCCGTGCCTTCACCGGACGCCCCGCCCGCGCCCTGCGCAACCACTTCACCGATCGCTACGACGCCGTCGCCCCGGCCGGGTACCCCGCCGTCCACCACCTCACCGGCCCGCTCCGCAAGGCGGCCACCGCGGCCGGCGACACGCGTCTGATCCACCTGTGGGCGGGCACCGGGTACCGCCACGCCAGGGCCGAACCCGCCGCCGACACCCTCGCCCGCCTCGCGGCCCGGCTGTGA
- a CDS encoding transposase has protein sequence MRAGAPWRDVPERYGPWDRVHDLFRRRQRDGTWARIVTRPQAEADAKGLITWDVNIDSTVCRARQHAAGAAKRGSPEGTARRDHRRADRPRARTLPGGLTRKIHLAVEQGQKSLSVVITAGQRGDSPQFESGVGCDQHFHNRPQRPAVTDAVVRSGSTVGGWAVERVWLL, from the coding sequence TTGAGGGCGGGTGCTCCCTGGCGTGACGTGCCGGAACGCTACGGGCCGTGGGACCGGGTCCACGACCTGTTCCGGCGTCGGCAGCGCGATGGCACCTGGGCCCGGATCGTCACTCGGCCGCAGGCCGAGGCGGATGCCAAGGGCCTGATCACCTGGGACGTGAACATCGACTCCACGGTCTGCCGGGCCCGCCAGCACGCGGCTGGGGCGGCGAAAAGGGGATCTCCGGAAGGAACCGCCCGGCGGGATCACCGTCGAGCCGACCGACCACGGGCTCGGACGCTCCCGGGCGGCCTGACCAGGAAGATCCACCTCGCCGTCGAGCAGGGTCAGAAGTCACTATCGGTGGTGATCACCGCCGGACAGCGGGGTGATTCACCTCAGTTCGAGTCGGGAGTTGGCTGTGACCAGCACTTTCACAACAGACCCCAGCGGCCGGCCGTGACCGACGCCGTCGTGAGGTCGGGCTCGACCGTGGGTGGATGGGCGGTCGAACGCGTGTGGTTGCTGTGA
- a CDS encoding YbfB/YjiJ family MFS transporter, translated as MQSSAPPRARADSPWTTVAQAGAALAAGMGIGRFVYTPILPLMHAQAGLSAGLGASLATANFIGYLAGALAGIAVPAVVRSAVALRGCLVVLVATLALMPVTRDGSAWFVLRLVAGAASALVFVIAVSVMLSRLRAHAHHLVGWAFGGVGAGIALSGLLVVAVQAAATWQAAWWTCAVLAAVLTAVAWPLAPRPEGTDGTGSTAQARAERPRTHRWFVALLASYTFEGIGYIIAGTFLVAAIQQGVGGRLGSASWIVVGLAALPSCAVWARLARRWSRPALLLVSLTVQAVGIALSAVLGGAAPALASAVLFGATFMGVSTIALSIGTHLQVPRAVALLTAGYSAGQILGPLLAAPLLSRGYHQALLLGSAMVLAAAVASAAVCVRFPHHLAPTASAA; from the coding sequence GTGCAGTCATCAGCCCCGCCCCGCGCCCGGGCGGACTCCCCCTGGACGACCGTCGCCCAGGCGGGCGCGGCGCTCGCCGCGGGGATGGGGATCGGGCGGTTCGTCTACACCCCCATCCTCCCCCTCATGCACGCCCAGGCCGGACTCTCCGCCGGGCTCGGGGCGAGCCTGGCCACGGCGAACTTCATCGGCTACCTCGCGGGCGCCCTGGCCGGCATCGCCGTACCCGCCGTCGTACGGTCGGCCGTGGCGCTGCGCGGTTGCCTGGTCGTGCTGGTGGCGACGCTGGCGCTCATGCCGGTCACGCGGGACGGCAGCGCGTGGTTCGTCCTGCGTCTGGTGGCGGGTGCGGCCAGCGCGTTGGTCTTCGTGATCGCCGTCAGCGTGATGCTTTCGCGTCTGCGTGCCCACGCCCACCATCTGGTCGGCTGGGCCTTCGGCGGGGTCGGTGCCGGGATCGCGCTGTCCGGGCTGCTGGTCGTCGCCGTGCAGGCAGCGGCCACCTGGCAGGCGGCGTGGTGGACCTGTGCCGTGCTCGCCGCCGTGCTCACCGCGGTCGCCTGGCCGCTGGCCCCGCGCCCGGAAGGCACGGACGGGACGGGTTCGACGGCTCAGGCGCGGGCCGAACGGCCCCGTACCCACCGGTGGTTCGTCGCCCTGCTCGCCAGTTACACCTTCGAAGGCATCGGTTACATCATCGCCGGTACCTTCCTGGTCGCCGCGATCCAGCAGGGGGTGGGGGGCCGGCTCGGCTCCGCGTCGTGGATCGTGGTCGGCCTGGCCGCCCTTCCCTCCTGTGCGGTGTGGGCCCGACTGGCCCGCCGCTGGTCCAGGCCGGCGCTGCTGCTGGTCTCGCTGACCGTCCAGGCCGTCGGGATCGCGCTGTCTGCGGTGCTGGGTGGTGCGGCGCCCGCCCTGGCGTCCGCCGTGCTGTTCGGTGCCACGTTCATGGGTGTCAGCACGATCGCCCTGTCCATCGGCACCCATCTGCAAGTGCCCCGCGCGGTGGCCCTATTGACCGCCGGATACAGCGCCGGCCAGATCCTCGGCCCGCTGCTCGCCGCCCCGTTGCTGAGTCGCGGCTACCACCAGGCGCTCCTGCTCGGCAGCGCCATGGTCCTCGCCGCCGCGGTCGCGTCCGCCGCCGTCTGCGTCCGCTTCCCCCACCACCTCGCCCCCACGGCCTCGGCGGCCTGA
- a CDS encoding terpene synthase family protein gives MAARVQRALETPGLCPYADDPYAVSLHDISERFRSCATPVRVRRFAHAHHAWLNGVTWQIANRAGGRMPGLDDYLTMRLHSAGGEPTYAMLEIVNAAEVPAHEMDSPAVTALTEMAICVDALDNDRHSLAKGAARRQTDQNVFTVLTHHHRLTEQQALHEGIALRDRVLVRFLDLREKVMPRAGRELRRYLTDLGHGIRGNTEWALRVPRYLSPRDATTAPGDVTAPETPPFTETPLAEGPPTHHLPTIGWWWDDLA, from the coding sequence GTGGCCGCTCGCGTCCAACGCGCCCTGGAAACCCCGGGATTGTGCCCCTACGCCGACGACCCGTACGCGGTCTCCCTGCACGACATCAGCGAACGTTTCCGGTCCTGCGCCACCCCCGTCCGGGTACGCCGGTTCGCCCACGCCCACCACGCCTGGCTGAACGGTGTGACCTGGCAGATCGCCAACCGCGCCGGCGGCCGGATGCCCGGGCTGGACGACTACCTCACCATGCGCCTGCACTCGGCCGGCGGCGAACCCACCTACGCCATGCTGGAGATCGTCAACGCCGCCGAGGTCCCGGCCCACGAGATGGACTCCCCCGCCGTCACCGCCCTGACCGAGATGGCCATCTGCGTCGACGCCCTCGACAACGACCGCCACTCCCTCGCCAAGGGAGCCGCCCGCCGCCAGACCGACCAGAACGTCTTCACCGTCCTCACCCACCACCACCGCCTCACCGAACAGCAGGCACTCCACGAAGGCATCGCGCTCCGGGACCGCGTCCTGGTGCGCTTCCTCGACCTGCGCGAGAAGGTCATGCCCCGGGCCGGGCGGGAACTGCGCCGCTACCTGACCGACCTCGGCCACGGCATCCGCGGCAACACCGAATGGGCGCTGCGCGTCCCCCGTTACCTCAGCCCGCGCGACGCCACCACCGCGCCCGGTGACGTCACCGCCCCCGAGACCCCGCCGTTCACGGAGACACCGCTGGCCGAGGGGCCGCCGACGCACCACCTGCCGACCATCGGCTGGTGGTGGGACGACCTGGCGTAG
- a CDS encoding MarR family winged helix-turn-helix transcriptional regulator, which translates to MSEPKRESTLELMRWVVWGQRRIADDWIRDRGLTHEQSAVLAYLSKNPDAIQRDVARATRSSAPGVSRLLAGLERRGLVERRTQEDDTRSRRVRITPAGSELIQGFEEAMDRVEESILAPLGAAGRARLHDLLEQLASRVEPPSFP; encoded by the coding sequence ATGAGCGAGCCGAAACGGGAGAGCACGTTGGAGCTGATGCGGTGGGTCGTGTGGGGGCAGCGACGCATCGCCGATGACTGGATACGGGACCGCGGCCTCACCCACGAGCAGAGCGCCGTGCTGGCGTATCTGTCGAAGAACCCGGATGCCATCCAGCGGGACGTCGCGCGGGCCACGCGCAGCAGCGCACCGGGCGTCTCGCGGCTCCTGGCCGGGCTGGAACGGCGCGGACTCGTGGAACGCCGGACGCAGGAGGACGACACACGCAGCCGTCGGGTGCGCATCACCCCGGCGGGCTCGGAGCTGATCCAGGGTTTCGAAGAGGCCATGGACCGTGTCGAGGAGTCGATCCTCGCACCGCTGGGCGCAGCGGGGCGGGCGCGGCTCCACGACCTCCTGGAGCAGCTCGCATCCAGGGTGGAGCCGCCCAGCTTCCCCTGA
- a CDS encoding SDR family oxidoreductase: MVDNQFTTHAELFDLCGKRALVTGGTRGIGMMIARGLLQAGARVVISSRNAEACAQAQERLSEFGEVRAIPADLSRHDECRRLSDLVTADSERLDILVNNAGAIWDEPLATFPDAAWDTVVDLNLKSPFWLVQALLPALRRAGTADDPARIINIGSIAAIHIPQRPNYSYSSSKAALHQLTRVLAKELGPQHVTVNAVAPGPFPSTMMAATLDEFGEAIAASAPLRRIGRDDDMAGVAVFLASRAGAYLTGAVIPVDGGIATTA, translated from the coding sequence GTGGTAGACAACCAGTTCACAACGCATGCGGAACTTTTCGATCTGTGTGGAAAGCGCGCGCTCGTCACCGGTGGCACCAGAGGCATCGGAATGATGATCGCGCGTGGCCTTCTCCAGGCGGGCGCCCGCGTGGTCATCAGTTCACGCAACGCAGAAGCGTGCGCTCAGGCGCAGGAACGGCTGTCCGAATTCGGTGAGGTGCGGGCCATCCCCGCCGACCTGTCCCGCCACGACGAGTGTCGGCGACTGTCCGACCTCGTCACGGCCGACTCGGAACGTCTCGACATCCTCGTCAACAACGCGGGCGCCATATGGGACGAGCCGCTGGCGACGTTCCCGGACGCGGCCTGGGACACGGTCGTCGACCTCAACCTGAAGTCGCCGTTCTGGCTGGTCCAGGCGCTGCTGCCCGCACTTCGCAGGGCGGGCACCGCCGACGATCCCGCGCGGATCATCAACATCGGCAGCATCGCCGCCATCCACATCCCCCAGCGGCCCAACTACTCGTACTCCAGCAGCAAGGCCGCACTGCATCAACTCACCAGAGTGCTCGCCAAGGAACTAGGACCGCAGCACGTCACCGTGAACGCCGTGGCGCCGGGACCGTTCCCCTCGACGATGATGGCGGCAACCCTCGACGAGTTCGGCGAGGCGATCGCGGCGTCGGCCCCACTACGCCGGATCGGCCGCGACGACGACATGGCGGGTGTCGCCGTGTTCCTCGCCAGCCGGGCAGGCGCATACCTGACAGGCGCCGTGATCCCCGTCGACGGCGGCATCGCCACAACCGCGTAG
- a CDS encoding DUF1707 SHOCT-like domain-containing protein, translated as MNGLPEEPLSSISEADRDLGVERLREAYARGHISHEEMDERLDQVLAARTRDELVSALVALPEESGVTSAIGAVGGVIRRRGGWRVPRFLKVESAFGRVRLDLSRALIEYPVVDIELRLGTGRARITVPRDAVVDMEGLSTAWKPPHYRAARRPRDGGPTIRISGNTGMGRLRISHARR; from the coding sequence GTGAACGGTTTACCGGAAGAGCCGCTGTCGTCGATCAGCGAGGCCGACCGCGACTTGGGCGTGGAGCGCCTGCGGGAGGCGTACGCGCGGGGGCACATCTCCCACGAGGAGATGGACGAGCGGCTGGATCAGGTGCTCGCGGCGAGGACGCGCGATGAGTTGGTGTCGGCGCTGGTCGCGCTTCCGGAGGAGAGCGGGGTCACGTCGGCGATCGGCGCCGTGGGCGGGGTGATCCGGCGGCGCGGTGGATGGCGGGTGCCGAGGTTCCTCAAGGTCGAGTCGGCGTTCGGAAGGGTGCGCCTCGACCTGTCCAGGGCGCTGATCGAGTATCCGGTGGTCGACATCGAGCTGCGACTGGGCACCGGCAGGGCCAGGATCACGGTGCCCCGGGACGCGGTGGTCGACATGGAGGGACTGAGCACCGCGTGGAAGCCCCCGCACTACCGGGCCGCGCGACGCCCCCGTGACGGCGGGCCCACGATCCGGATCTCCGGGAACACGGGGATGGGGCGGCTGAGGATCAGTCACGCGAGGCGTTGA
- a CDS encoding LysR family transcriptional regulator, which yields MDVELRHLRAFVSVARHRSFSRAAEELLISQPALSRTIAQLEGGLDVRLLDRSSRHVEPTDTGAEFLVHAERVLATLDEALAVVSHRVTLRLGFSWLLPDPWAQRTVSRFEETTGASVALTRTDDPLHALRQRTVDIALVRGDVDAPRGARVVRLCDEQRVAVCSEHCDLVRLGHLDWTDVQHWPLVVNVVSGTTGPWSWPVDQRPARIIETTNYDEWLETVAADRGIGIVPDAARRRTRHPALRFVPLTNAPPSPVSLVHLPDTRPTLIRRFLEAAAR from the coding sequence ATGGACGTCGAACTGCGTCACCTGCGGGCCTTCGTGTCCGTGGCCCGCCATCGTTCGTTCTCCCGTGCCGCCGAGGAGCTGTTGATCAGCCAGCCGGCGCTGAGCCGTACGATCGCGCAGCTGGAGGGCGGGCTCGACGTCCGCCTGCTCGACCGCTCGTCCCGCCACGTCGAGCCGACCGACACCGGCGCGGAATTCCTCGTCCACGCCGAGCGGGTGCTCGCCACCCTGGACGAAGCCCTCGCCGTGGTGAGCCACCGCGTCACACTGCGGCTCGGCTTCAGCTGGCTGCTGCCCGACCCGTGGGCCCAGCGGACCGTCAGCCGATTCGAGGAGACCACCGGGGCCTCCGTCGCCCTGACCCGCACCGACGACCCGCTCCACGCGCTGCGGCAGCGCACCGTCGACATCGCGCTGGTCCGGGGGGACGTCGACGCACCCCGTGGGGCACGGGTCGTACGCCTCTGCGACGAGCAGCGCGTCGCGGTCTGCTCCGAACACTGCGACCTGGTCCGCCTCGGCCATCTGGACTGGACGGACGTCCAGCACTGGCCGCTCGTCGTCAACGTCGTCAGCGGCACCACCGGCCCCTGGTCGTGGCCCGTGGACCAGCGCCCGGCCCGGATCATCGAGACCACCAACTACGACGAGTGGCTGGAGACGGTGGCCGCCGACCGGGGCATCGGCATCGTCCCCGACGCCGCGCGGCGCCGCACCCGGCACCCCGCGCTGCGCTTCGTGCCGCTCACCAACGCACCACCGAGCCCGGTCAGCCTCGTCCACCTGCCCGACACCCGGCCCACCCTGATCCGCCGCTTCCTGGAGGCCGCCGCGCGGTGA
- a CDS encoding polyprenyl synthetase family protein, giving the protein MPPAPTTATLGTVLPDLDTTRQDIEAILDEFLRTKSAQATAHNMPPTAASVLADFLHAGGKRLRPLLCVLGWHAAGGPAPAPAEVLQVSAALEMFHAFALIHDDVMDDSDTRRGHPTVHRVLAVTHATGRRPRTADRIGTGAAILIGDLALCWTDELIHTAHLTARQLRRVLTLLDVMRTEVMYGQYLDVTASGAPNPGLESALAIVRYKTAKYTVERPLHIGAALAGAPQRVLDALTAYAMPLGEAFQLRDDLLGVFGDPEVTGKSRLDDLREGKHTALIALALRESRPDQVTLLRELLGRPDIGEDEAARIGRILTASGARAHVEELIADRRETVLRFLADDTALAPQVLPHLRRLADTMTRRTS; this is encoded by the coding sequence ATGCCCCCTGCACCGACCACGGCCACCCTTGGCACCGTGCTGCCCGACCTGGACACTACACGCCAGGACATCGAGGCGATCCTGGACGAGTTCCTGCGTACCAAGTCGGCGCAGGCCACCGCGCACAACATGCCGCCCACGGCCGCCTCCGTCCTGGCCGACTTCCTCCACGCCGGCGGCAAACGGCTCCGTCCCCTGCTGTGCGTGCTCGGTTGGCACGCCGCCGGCGGCCCGGCCCCCGCACCCGCCGAAGTGCTCCAAGTGTCCGCCGCGCTGGAGATGTTCCACGCCTTCGCCCTCATCCACGACGATGTCATGGACGACTCCGACACCCGCCGCGGCCACCCCACCGTCCACCGCGTGCTGGCCGTCACCCACGCCACCGGCCGCCGACCGCGCACCGCCGACCGCATCGGCACCGGCGCCGCCATCCTCATCGGCGACCTCGCCCTGTGCTGGACCGACGAACTCATCCACACCGCACACCTCACCGCACGACAGCTGCGCCGGGTGCTCACCCTCCTCGACGTCATGCGCACCGAGGTGATGTACGGCCAGTACCTCGACGTCACCGCCAGTGGAGCACCCAACCCGGGCCTGGAGAGCGCCCTGGCCATCGTCCGCTACAAGACCGCCAAATACACCGTCGAGCGCCCCTTGCACATCGGTGCCGCCCTCGCCGGGGCCCCGCAGCGGGTGCTCGACGCCCTGACCGCCTACGCCATGCCGCTCGGGGAGGCGTTCCAACTCCGCGACGACCTGCTCGGTGTATTCGGCGACCCCGAGGTCACCGGGAAGTCCCGCCTGGACGACCTGCGCGAGGGCAAGCACACCGCCCTGATCGCCCTCGCCCTGCGCGAGTCCCGGCCCGACCAGGTCACACTGCTCCGCGAACTGCTCGGCCGCCCGGACATCGGTGAGGACGAAGCCGCCCGGATCGGCCGTATCCTCACCGCCAGCGGCGCCCGCGCCCACGTCGAGGAACTGATCGCCGACCGGCGTGAGACCGTGCTGCGTTTCCTGGCCGACGACACCGCGCTCGCCCCCCAGGTTCTCCCCCACCTGCGCCGTCTGGCCGACACCATGACCCGGAGGACGTCATGA